A single region of the Salvia miltiorrhiza cultivar Shanhuang (shh) chromosome 8, IMPLAD_Smil_shh, whole genome shotgun sequence genome encodes:
- the LOC130998494 gene encoding uncharacterized protein LOC130998494, producing MQQQLASIMREVQQLKMDKMENSAPVQNLALPMKTPPMPAQLNPVLPMSATPNPALQYVEPCGICGDFSHGANECHRMREFTPEGQAEVYAAQGFQSYNQVHSRPYGQNMNQGPQNIVGGWRGAFSTIQTTIPTAAIHCATECAADSTTEIHARRNAASLYGDQQTKYGVPSFYNQKAGNNGWTTFRGKMVDNKVDVPAQTRAEQPSSAFTRAEQPSSTFTRAEQPSSALTSPTDGEKADQQKEGEKEKEVKLHKATTPYRPPVPFPNRLRNEKQDRQFEEFYNMLAKVNVNLPFLDVIRNVPAYVKFFKELASNKRRITLTLGLAQLGSAFQL from the exons ATGCAACAGCAGTTGGCctcgatcatgcgagaagtACAACAGCTGAAGATGGACAAGATGGAAAATTCAGCTCCGGTGCAGAATTTAGCTTTGCCGATGAAAACGCCGCCGATGCCAGCTCAGCTAAATCCAGTTCTACCGATGTCAGCCACGCCAAATCCAGCCCTGCAGTACGTTGAGccttgtggtatttgtggagatttcagccatggagccaATGAGTGTCATCGAATGAGAGaatttactccggaaggacaagctgaagtctatgcggcacaaggattccAAAGCTACAATCAAGTGCATAGCAGACCATACGGCCAGAATATGAATCAAGGTCCACAGAATATCGTTGgaggatggagag GGGCCTTCTCAACCATACAGACCACAATACCAACAGCAGCAATCCATTGCGCAACAGAGTGCGCAGCCGATTCCACCACAGAAATCCACGCTCGAAGAAACGCTGCAAGCCTTTATGGAGATCAGCaaacaaagtatggagtccCAAGCTTCTACAATCAAAAGGCTGGAAACAACGGTTGGACAACTTTCCG tggtaagatggtggataacaaagtaGATGTTCCTgcacagaccagagcagagcagccgaGCTCTGCctttaccagagcagagcagccgaGCTCTACCTTTACCAGAGCAGAACAGCCGAGTTCAGCTCTGACCAGCCCGACTGATGGAGAGAAGGCAGACCAGCAAAAGGAAGgagaaaaggagaaggaggtcaagctccacaaagctactACACCTTATCGACCACCGGTTCCTTTTCCGAACAGATTGAGAAACGAGAAGCAGGATCGTCAGTTCGAGGaattctacaacatgttggccaAGGTAAATGTAAATTTGCCTTTTCTTGATGTGATCCGAAATGTGCCTGCATATGTGAAATTCTTCAAGGAATTGgcatccaacaaaagaag GATTACCCTGACTCTCGGCTTGGCTCAGCTCGGCTCCGCTTTCCAGCTCTGA
- the LOC130997107 gene encoding probable carboxylesterase 15 — protein MGSLAHVVEDCLGIVKVFSDGSISRTDDVKFPMKVEDDGTAVWKDCLYDIHNNLHLRLYKPRAAPAAALPVLYYFHGGGFCIGSRTWPNCHSCCLRLASALKVLVVAPDYRLAPEHRLPAAIEDAHTSLKWLQQQALLTDGGGGDEWLREGIDFGRVFVVGDSSGGNLAHHMAVELRRGSPELAPVRVRGYVLMAPFFGGIVRTKSEAEGPPEQYLNLEILDRFWRLSIESSPSGEVLDHPFANPFGPSSPSLDSIKFDPILVLVGGSEVMKDRIEDYSKRLKEMGKEIDYVEFQGEQHGFFVNQPFSHVAHKVLEKINHFMTKNSL, from the exons atggggtcCCTTGCTCATGTAGTGGAAGATTGTCTAGGAATTGTAAAAGTGTTTAGCGACGGCTCCATTTCCCGCACCGACGACGTCAAATTCCCCATGAAAGTGGAGGACGACGGCACCGCCGTCTGGAAAGACTGCTTATACGACATCCACAACAacctccacctccgcctctACAAGCCCCGCGCCGCCCCCGCCGCCGCCCTCCCCGTTCTCTACTACTTCCACGGCGGTGGCTTCTGCATCGGCTCCAGGACCTGGCCCAACTGCCACAGCTGCTGCCTCCGCCTCGCCTCCGCCCTCAAGGTCCTCGTGGTGGCGCCGGACTACCGCCTCGCGCCGGAGCACAGGCTCCCCGCCGCCATCGAGGACGCCCACACCTCCCTCAAGTGGCTGCAGCAGCAGGCTCTGCTGActgacggcggcggtggcgatGAGTGGCTGCGGGAGGGAATAGATTTCGGGAGAGTGTTCGTGGTGGGTGATTCCTCCGGCGGGAACCTGGCGCACCATATGGCGGTGGAGCTCCGCCGTGGATCGCCGGAGCTGGCCCCGGTGCGGGTAAGGGGATACGTGCTGATGGCGCCGTTTTTCGGCGGCATCGTCAGGACTAAATCGGAAGCGGAAGGGCCGCCTGAACAATACCTGAATTTAGAAATTCTCGACAG GTTTTGGAGGCTGTCAATTGAGTCAAGTCCAAGTGGAGAAGTGTTAGACCACCCATTTGCAAACCCTTTTGGGCCGTCAAGCCCAAGTTTGGACAGCATAAAATTTGACCCAATATTGGTGTTGGTTGGAGGGAGTGAAGTGATGAAAGACAGAATTGAGGACTATTCCAAGAGGCTGAAAGAGATGGGaaaagagattgattatgtgGAATTTCAAGGTGAACAACACGGTTTCTTTGTCAACCAACCTTTCTCACATGTTGCTCACAAAgttctagaaaaaataaatcattttatgACCAAAAATTCCCTTTGA